One segment of Sesamum indicum cultivar Zhongzhi No. 13 linkage group LG4, S_indicum_v1.0, whole genome shotgun sequence DNA contains the following:
- the LOC105160602 gene encoding probable leucine-rich repeat receptor-like protein kinase At1g68400, giving the protein MSAIYDNWERLVAAVLRKQQLWELFHDHSRSPSIRSEASDFSSSFNSSSPLHYLALDFSRLASFPRSPKAKRRLALVSDFSSGFDVEDVFLASAVLLGRGTFGSTYTVAMENGVKIVLKRLKSTNISEQEFKSQMEVVGNVRHENVAALRAYYSSEEERLMMYDYYSDGSVYALLHGQTGKNKSHVDWETRQRIAIGAARGIAAIHAQNGGKLVHGNIKASNIFLNSQKYGCVSDLGLATMVETVFMPTAGYYAPEVKNARDISQASDVYSFGILLLELLTRKSPAHIPGGPKSVDLVKLVTSVKSKERAAKVFDAELLTYPMIREQAVIMLQIGITCVEKSKKKRPKMLEVVRMLEDINTVNRGSRVNPQNHVSLKRKLVFIDDSNPKFELEDLLRASAEVLGLGTFGISYKARLENGNTVAVKRLKDVSVSFEDFQKHMNVIGKMRHENVDKPRAYYYSRDEKLLVYDCYDKQSLSDLLHEKTTLGWTPLDWETRLKIAVGAARGIYHIHGQDGWKLVHGNIKSSNIFLDGQRYGIVSDVGLTKLMKPISLSYMWTPGPRAPEVTNFRQLSQASDVYSFGFLLLELVTGKKTSRTITDDVDVIALVKWIQYVVHKEWTPEVIDIELRRYPGEEEAMVQVLQIGLDCAVTNPESRPRMAQVLRMLEEISGIEPADESRLEDRWEQPSIESRLEDLLEDLLPTLIP; this is encoded by the exons ATGTCTGCTATCTATGATAACTGGGAGAGGCTGGTTGCTGCTGTTTTGCGAAAACAGCAGCTGTGGGAACTTTTTCACGACCACTCTAGGAGCCCTAGCATCCGCTCCGAAGCATCGGACTTCAGTTCTAGCTTCAACTCAAGTTCTCCCCTTCACTATCTGGCCTTGGACTTTTCAAGGCTTGCAAGTTTTCCGAGGTCACCTAAAGCGAAGCGAAGGCTGGCTCTTGTTTCAGATTTTAGTTCTGGTTTTGATGTTGAAGATGTATTCCTGGCTTCAGCCGTCTTACTTGGGAGGGGAACTTTTGGGAGTACTTACACGGTTGCAATGGAAAATGGGGTAAAAATTGTGTTGAAGAGATTGAAGTCTACGAATATTTCAGaacaagagttcaaaagtcAGATGGAGGTCGTTGGAAATGTTAGACATGAGAATGTGGCTGCCCTCAGGGCTTATTATTCTTCAGAAGAGGAAAGGCTGATGATGTATGATTATTACAGTGACGGGAGTGTCTATGCGCTGTTACATG GACAAACTGGTAAAAATAAGTCTCATGTAGACTGGGAAACCAGACAGAGAATTGCAATTGGTGCTGCAAGGGGTATTGCTGCAATACATGCGCAAAATGGTGGGAAGCTTGTCCACGGAAACATAAAagcatcaaatatttttcttaattctcAAAAGTATGGCTGTGTATCAGATCTTGGCTTGGCGACCATGGTAGAGACAGTATTCATGCCAACTGCAGGGTACTATGCTCCAGAAGTCAAGAATGCTAGAGATATCTCCCAAGCATCAGATGTCTATAGCTTTGGGATTCTGCTTCTTGAACTTCTCACTAGAAAGTCCCCCGCACACATCCCTGGTGGTCCTAAGTCTGTTGACCTAGTGAAGTTGGTTACTTCTGTGAAAAGCAAGGAGAGGGCTGCTAAGGTATTTGATGCAGAACTATTGACGTATCCTATGATAAGGGAACAAGCGGTGATAATGTTGCAAATCGGAATAACATGtgtagaaaaatcaaaaaagaagagaCCGAAAATGCTTGAAGTAGTGAGGATGTTAGAGGATATTAATACAGTGAACCGTGGAAGTAGAGTGAATCCACAAAATCATGTTTCCTTGAAAAGGAAACTTGTATTCATTGACGATTCTAATCCTAAATTTGAGCTTGAGGATTTGTTAAGGGCTTCTGCTGAGGTGCTTGGGTTAGGAACATTTGGGATTTCTTACAAGGCAAGGTTAGAAAATGGAAACACAGTCGCGGTGAAGAGATTGAAGGATGTAAGTGTATCATTTGAGGATTTTCAGAAGCATATGAATGTCATTGGGAAAATGAGGCATGAGAACGTTGACAAACCAAGGGCATACTACTACTCAAGAGATGAGAAGCTCTTGGTGTATGATTGCTATGATAAACAGAGCTTATCTGATTTGCTACACG AGAAAACAACTTTGGGTTGGACACCTTTAGACTGGGAGACCCGGCTGAAAATTGCAGTGGGCGCAGCAAGGGGTATTTATCACATCCACGGACAAGATGGTTGGAAGCTTGTACATGGAAATATAAAATCCTCAAACATTTTCCTTGATGGACAAAGATATGGGATTGTCTCTGATGTTGGGTTGACAAAACTGATGAAACCAATCAGCTTGTCTTATATGTGGACTCCAGGCCCCCGTGCCCCAGAAGTTACAAACTTCAGGCAATTGTCCCAAGCTTCTGATGTCTACAGCTTTGGATTCCTGCTTCTTGAACTTGTCACCGGAAAGAAAACTTCTCGAACCATCACTGATGATGTTGATGTCATCGCATTAGTTAAGTGGATTCAATATGTTGTTCACAAAGAATGGACTCCTGAAGTGATTGATATAGAACTTCGGAGGTATCCAGGTGAGGAGGAAGCAATGGTACAAGTGCTGCAAATAGGATTGGACTGTGCTGTCACTAACCCGGAGAGCAGACCAAGAATGGCTCAAGTGCTGAGAATGTTGGAGGAAATCAGTGGCATCGAACCAGCCGATGAATCAAGATTGGAAGATAGATGGGAGCAGCCATCCATTGAGTCAAGATTGGAAGATCTATTGGAGGATCTGTTGCCCACACTGATACCATAA
- the LOC105160730 gene encoding probable leucine-rich repeat receptor-like protein kinase At1g68400, whose product MSAIYDNWERLVAAVLRKQQLWELFHDHSRSPSILSEASDFSSSFNLSSPLQDLALDFSRLGSFPRSRKATRRLALVSDFSSGFDVEDVFLASAVLLGRGTFGTTYTVAMENGVKIVLKRLKSTNISEQEFKSQMEVVGNVRHENVAALRAYYSSEDDRLMLYDYYCDGSVHALLHGQTGENKSHVDWETRKRIAIGAARGIAAIHAQNGGKLVHGNIKASNIFLNSQKYGCVSDLGLATMVETVFMPTAGYYAPEVKNARDISQEADVYSFGILLLELLTRKSPAHIPGGPKSVDLVKLVTSVKSKERAAKVFDAELLTYPMIREQAVIILQIGITCVEKSKKKRPKMLEVAWMLEDINRLNPQNHVSLQRKLVFIDDSNPKFELEDLLSASAEVLGKGTFGTSYKAILENGNTVVVKRLKDVRVSFEDFQQHMKVIGKMRHEYVDKPRAYYFSRDEKLLVFDYYDKQSLSDLLHGKRVEGRKPLYWETRLKIAVGAARGIAHMHSEKLVHGNIKSSNIFLDGQRYGIVSDVGLAKLMNPNSWSGMWTSHYHAPEVMDTRQVSQASDVYSFGILLLELVTGKKTYQTHMDDVDAISLVNWLHSVVRDEWTPEVIDAEILRYLGEEEAMVQVLQIGLECAAAVPERRLRMPQVVSMLEEISGIEPSDESGLGDGWEQTTIESRLEDLLDDLLPTLIL is encoded by the exons ATGTCTGCTATCTATGATAACTGGGAGAGGCTGGTTGCTGCTGTTCTGCGAAAACAGCAGCTGTGGGAACTTTTTCATGATCACTCCAGGAGTCCCAGCATCCTCTCTGAAGCATCCGACTTTAGTTCTAGCTTCAATCTGAGTTCTCCCCTTCAAGATTTGGCCTTGGACTTTTCAAGGCTTGGAAGTTTTCCGAGGTCACGTAAAGCGACGCGAAGGCTGGCTCTTGTTTCAGATTTTAGTTCTGGTTTTGATGTTGAAGATGTATTCCTGGCTTCAGCTGTCTTACTTGGGAGGGGAACTTTTGGGACTACTTATACGGTTGCAATGGAAAATGGGGTAAAAATTGTGTTGAAGAGATTGAAGTCTACGAATATTTCAGaacaagagttcaaaagtcAGATGGAGGTTGTTGGAAATGTTAGACATGAGAATGTGGCTGCTCTCAGGGCTTATTATTCTTCAGAAGATGATAGGCTGATGCTGTATGATTATTACTGTGATGGAAGCGTCCATGCATTGTTACATG GACAAACTGGTGAAAATAAGTCTCATGTAGACTGGGAAACCAGGAAGAGAATTGCGATTGGTGCTGCAAGGGGTATTGCCGCAATACACGCGCAAAATGGTGGGAAGCTTGTCCACGGAAACATAAAagcatcaaatatttttcttaattctcAAAAGTATGGTTGCGTATCAGATCTTGGCTTGGCGACCATGGTAGAGACAGTATTCATGCCAACTGCAGGGTACTATGCTCCAGAAGTCAAGAATGCTAGAGATATCTCCCAAGAAGCAGATGTCTATAGCTTTGGGATTCTGCTACTTGAACTTCTCACTAGAAAATCGCCGGCACACATCCCTGGTGGTCCTAAGTCTGTTGACCTAGTAAAGTTGGTTACTTCTGTGAAAAGCAAGGAGAGGGCTGCTAAGGTATTTGATGCAGAACTATTGACGTATCCTATGATAAGGGAACAAGCGGTGATAATATTGCAAATAGGAATAACATGtgtagaaaaatcaaaaaagaagagaCCCAAAATGCTTGAAGTAGCGTGGATGTTAGAGGATATTAATAGACTGAATCCACAAAATCATGTTTCTTTACAAAGGAAACTTGTATTCATTGACGATTCTAATCCTAAATTTGAGCTTGAGGATTTGTTAAGTGCTTCTGCTGAGGTGCTTGGGAAAGGAACATTTGGGACTTCTTACAAGGCAATATTAGAAAATGGAAACACAGTCGTAGTGAAGAGATTGAAGGATGTTAGAGTATCATTTGAGGATTTTCAGCAGCATATGAAGGTCATTGGAAAAATGAGGCATGAGTATGTTGATAAACCAAGGGCGTACTACTTTTCAAGAGATGAGAAGCTCTTGGTGTTTGATTACTATGATAAGCAGAGCTTATCTGATTTGCTACACG GAAAAAGAGTTGAAGGTCGGAAACCTTTATACTGGGAGACTCGGCTGAAAATTGCAGTGGGCGCAGCAAGGGGTATTGCTCACATGCACAGTGAGAAACTTGTACATGGAAATATAAAATCCTCAAACATTTTCCTAGATGGACAAAGATATGGCATTGTCTCTGATGTTGGATTGGCAAAACTGATGAATCCAAATAGCTGGTCGGGTATGTGGACTTCACACTACCATGCCCCAGAAGTTATGGACACCAGGCAAGTGTCCCAAGCTTCTGATGTCTATAGCTTTGGAATTCTCCTGCTTGAACTTGTGACTGGAAAGAAAACTTATCAAACTCACATGGATGATGTTGATGCCATCTCACTTGTTAACTGGCTTCACTCTGTTGTTCGCGATGAATGGACTCCCGAAGTGATTGACGCAGAAATTCTGAGGTATCTAGGTGAGGAGGAAGCAATGGTACAAGTGTTGCAAATAGGATTGGAGTGTGCTGCCGCTGTCCCCGAGCGCAGACTGAGAATGCCTCAAGTGGTGAGTATGTTGGAGGAGATCAGTGGCATTGAACCATCTGATGAATCAGGACTGGGAGATGGATGGGAGCAAACAACCATTGAATCAAGATTGGAAGATCTATTGGATGATTTGTTGCCCACACTGATACTATAA
- the LOC105160733 gene encoding probable inactive receptor kinase At4g23740 isoform X2, giving the protein MSTIYDNWERLVAAALKKQQLWELCHDHSRSPSILSEASDFSSNFNSTSPLHDLALDFSSPESFLRSATVTRRLALVSDFSSAFDFEDVSLASSVLLGRGTFGSTYTIAMENGVQIVVKRLKSMNVSEQQFKSQMEVVGNVRHENVAALRAYYSSEEERLMLYDYYSDGSVHALLHGQTGQNQSPVDWETRWRIALGAARGIAAIHSQNGGKLIHGNIKSIKYFS; this is encoded by the exons ATGTCTACCATCTATGATAACTGGGAGAGATTGGTTGCTGCTGCCCTGAAAAAGCAGCAGCTTTGGGAACTTTGTCATGATCATTCCAGGAGCCCCAGCATCCTCTCTGAAGCATCGGACTTCAGTTCTAACTTCAATTCGACTTCTCCCCTTCATGATCTGGCCTTAGACTTTTCAAGTCCTGAAAGTTTTTTGAGGTCAGCCACAGTGACTCGAAGGCTGGCTCTCGTTTCAGATTTTAGTTCtgcttttgattttgaagatGTATCCCTGGCTTCATCCGTGTTACTTGGGAGAGGAACTTTTGGGAGTACTTATACAATTGCAATGGAAAATGGGGTACAAATTGTGGTTAAGAGATTGAAGTCTATGAATGTTTCAGAACAACAGTTCAAAAGTCAGATGGAGGTTGTTGGAAATGTTAGACATGAGAATGTGGCTGCCCTCAGGGCTTATTATTCTTCGGAAGAGGAAAGGCTGATGCTGTATGATTATTACAGTGACGGGAGTGTCCATGCGCTCTTACATG GACAAACTGGTCAGAATCAGTCTCCTGTAGACTGGGAAACGAGATGGAGAATTGCGTTAGGTGCTGCAAGGGGTATTGCTGCAATACACTCACAAAATGGTGGGAAGCTTATCCATGGAAACATAAAAagcatcaaatatttttcttaa
- the LOC105160733 gene encoding probable inactive receptor kinase At4g23740 isoform X1, translating into MVETKFMQTARYYVPEVKKTRDVSQASDVYSFGILLLELLTRKSPVHVPGGPKAVDLVKLVTSAKSKERAAKVFDTELFKYPTIREQAVIMLQIGLTCVAKLIKKRPKMSEAVRMLEDINKMNRGIRMNQHVPLEREFVFFEFANPRFEFEDLLSASAEFLGNGTFGTSYKAGLENGNTVVVKRLKDVIVTFEDFQQHMNIIGKLRHENVAELKAYYYSTDEKLLVCDYYNQRSLSGLLHGM; encoded by the coding sequence ATGGTAGAAACAAAATTCATGCAAACTGCAAGGTACTATGTTCCAGAAGTCAAGAAAACTAGAGATGTCTCCCAAGCATCAGATGTCTATAGCTTTGGGATTCTACTCCTTGAACTTCTCACTAGAAAATCCCCTGTGCATGTCCCTGGTGGTCCTAAGGCTGTTGACCTAGTCAAGTTGGTTACTTCTGCAAAAAGCAAAGAGAGGGCTGCTAAGGTATTTGATACAGAACTATTCAAGTATCCTACGATAAGGGAACAAGCAGTGATAATGTTACAAATAGGATTAACATGTGTGgccaaattaataaagaagaGACCTAAAATGTCTGAAGCAGTGAGGATGTTAGAGGATATCAATAAAATGAACCGAGGAATTAGAATGAATCAGCATGTTCCCCTAGAAAGAGAATTTGTATTCTTTGAGTTCGCTAATCCTAGATTTGAGTTTGAGGATTTGTTGAGCGCTTCTGCTGAGTTTCTTGGAAACGGAACATTTGGGACTTCTTACAAGGCAGGATTAGAAAATGGAAACACAGTTGTGGTGAAGAGATTGAAGGATGTAATTGTAACATTCGAGGATTTTCAGCAGCATATGAACATCATTGGAAAACTGAGGCACGAGAATGTTGCTGAATTAAAGGCGTACTACTATTCAACAGATGAGAAGCTCTTGGTGTGTGATTACTACAATCAGCGGAGCTTATCTGGTTTGCTACACGGTATGTAG
- the LOC105160734 gene encoding protein STRUBBELIG-RECEPTOR FAMILY 4, translated as MSAIYDNWERLVAAVLRKQQLWELFHDHSRSPSILSEASDFSSSFNLSSRTHDLSLDFAYGSFASLRRAPAKLVLISDFSPAFDVKDVYVASAEILGIGTFGSTFKAAMDNGISIVVKRLNKSLGLSEPDFKRHMDIAGNVRHENVVALRACYSSEDERLMLYDYYSKGSVHALLHGQIVEEQSHFDWEARLRTAIGAARGIAAIHAQNGGKLAHGNIKASNIFLNPQQWGCVSDLGLANMTGTTLTPTARCYAPEVKNTRDVSQASDVYSFGILLLELLTRKSPVHFPGGPKAVDLVKLVSSVKSKERAAKVFDAELLTYARIRDQAVEMLQIGMTCVAKSIKKRPKMSEVVQMLADISTMNPGSNHVSVERNLVFLEDANPTFDLEDMLRASAEVLGKGTFGTSYKAILEDGTTVVVKRLKDVTVTFEDFQQHMKVIGRIRHKNVAELRAYHFSRDDKLLVYDYYNQGTLSTLLHGKKNTGKIPLGWKTRLKIAVGAARGIAHIHRQGGGKLVHGNIKSSNIFLDGQKYSIVSDAGLAKVTNPIRRSAMRFTGYCAPEVMDTRKVSQASDVYSFGVLLLELVSGRPPQWTTDDFEVILLVNWIQTLLHNEWTPEVIDLVLLKYENEEEAMVQVLQIALDCVTIVPEHRPRMTEVVKLLEEISGIEPSDESRLEDRLEQPNIESRLEDLLEDLLPTLTP; from the exons ATGTCTGCTATCTATGATAACTGGGAGAGGCTGGTTGCTGCTGTTCTGCGAAAACAGCAGCTGTGGGAACTTTTTCATGATCACTCCAGGAGTCCCAGCATCCTCTCTGAAGCATCCGACTTTAGTTCTAGCTTCAATCTGAGTTCTCGCACTCATGATCTATCGCTTGATTTTGCGTATGGAAGTTTTGCAAGTTTGCGAAGAGCGCCTGCCAAGCTGGTTCTGATTTCAGATTTTAGTCCTGCTTTTGATGTCAAAGATGTATACGTGGCTTCTGCTGAAATACTTGGGATCGGGACCTTTGGGAGTACGTTTAAGGCTGCAATGGATAATGGGATAAGTATTGTGGTGAAGAGACTTAACAAGTCACTGGGTCTTTCTGAACCAGATTTCAAGCGCCATATGGATATTGCTGGAAATGTCAGGCACGAGAATGTCGTTGCTTTAAGAGCTTGCTATTCTTCTGAAGATGAAAGACTCATGCTGTATGATTATTACAGTAAGGGGAGTGTGCATGCATTGTTACATG GACAAATTGTTGAAGAACAGTCTCACTTCGACTGGGAAGCCAGATTAAGAACTGCAATTGGTGCTGCAAGGGGTATTGCTGCAATACATGCACAAAATGGTGGGAAGCTTGCCCATGGAAACATAAAagcatcaaatatttttcttaatccTCAACAGTGGGGCTGTGTATCAGATCTTGGCTTGGCAAATATGACAGGAACAACATTGACACCAACTGCACGGTGCTATGCTCCAGAAGTCAAGAATACTCGGGACGTATCCCAAGCATCAGATGTCTATAGCTTTGGGATTCTGCTACTTGAACTTCTCACTAGAAAATCCCCTGTACATTTCCCCGGTGGTCCTAAGGCTGTTGACCTAGTCAAGTTGGTTAGTTCTGTGAAAAGCAAGGAGAGGGCTGCTAAGGTATTTGATGCAGAGCTATTGACCTATGCTAGAATAAGAGATCAAGCGGTTGAAATGTTGCAAATAGGAATGACATGTGTtgcaaaatcaataaagaagAGACCTAAAATGTCTGAAGTAGTGCAGATGTTAGCAGATATTAGTACAATGAACCCAGGAAGTAATCATGTTTCTGTAGAAAGAAATCTTGTATTTTTGGAGGATGCTAATCCCACATTCGACCTTGAGGATATGTTAAGGGCTTCTGCTGAGGTGCTTGGGAAAGGTACATTTGGGACTTCTTACAAGGCAATATTAGAAGATGGAACCACAGTCGTGGTGAAGAGATTGAAGGATGTAACTGTAACATTCGAGGACTTTCAGCAGCACATGAAGGTCATTGGAAGAATAAGGCACAAAAATGTTGCTGAATTAAGGGCGTACCACTTTTCAAGGGATGACAAGCTCTTGGTGTACGATTACTATAATCAGGGGACGTTATCTACCTTGCTACATG ggaaaaagaatactgGAAAGATACCTTTAGGCTGGAAGACCCGATTGAAAATAGCAGTCGGTGCTGCCAGGGGTATCGCTCACATCCACAGACAAGGTGGTGGGAAGCTTGTGCATGGAAATATAAAATCCTCAAATATTTTCCTGGATGGACAAAAATACAGCATTGTCTCTGATGCTGGACTGGCAAAAGTGACGAATCCAATTAGAAGGTCAGCTATGCGCTTTACAGGCTACTGCGCACCTGAAGTTATGGACACCAGGAAAGTGTCCCAAGCTTCTGATGTCTACAGCTTTGGAGTTTTGCTGCTTGAACTTGTATCTGGACGGCCACCTCAATGGACCACAGATGATTTCGAGGTCATCTTACTAGTTAACTGGATCCAAACTCTTCTTCATAATGAATGGACTCCTGAAGTGATTGACTTGGTGCTTCTAAAGTATGAAAATGAGGAGGAGGCAATGGTACAAGTGTTGCAAATAGCTCTAGATTGTGTGACTATTGTCCCCGAGCATAGACCAAGAATGACTGAAGTAGTGAAGTTGTTGGAGGAAATTAGTGGCATCGAACCATCCGATGAATCAAGATTAGAAGATAGATTGGAGCAACCAAACATTGAATCAAGACTGGAAGATCTATTGGAGGATTTGTTGCCCACACTGACACCATAA